TGATCAGGCTGAAGAGGATAACGAAATTGAGCGTGTAGCCGAGCGTGTCGAACACGAGGAACGAAACGAACATCGACAGCGGGATCGCGATACCGACAAGAAAGGCGTTGCGCATTCCGAGAAAGAACAGCAGCACCGCGACAACGAAGATGAGTCCGGAGATGATATTGTTCTCCAGATCCTTGACCATCGTCAGAACCTGCTCGCTCTGGTCGCCGGTGATTTCGATCCGCGTACCTCCCGGAAAAGCGAATGATGCCAGTATGGCCTCCACATCCCGGGCTGTATCCAGGATGTTTTCTCCCGATCTCTTCTTGACATTGAGGCTGATAACCGGCAGGATTTGCGCCTGGTCGTCTGAAAGTCGGGTAAGGCTGCCATCTTCCTCCTCGACCTGCAGAACCTGCAGGCGGGCAAACGACGTACGATCTTTGAATCCGTAAACGACCTCGGCAACATCGCGCACGTAGACCGGTCGGCCGCCCGGCGTGTCGAGAACAAGCTGTTCAATCTCGGAGGGGTGCTCGATTTCGCCATCCACCCGGACCAGGTAATTGAGTCGATCGACGTCGATCGAGCCGCCGGGGATGTTGGTGTTCTCCTCGCGAAGCTTTGCGACGATGTCTCCGAATGTGAGGTTATAGGCCTTCAATGCGTTCAGGTCAACGTTCACCTGGACCTCTCTTTCCAGGGCCCCAACCACATCCACCTGAAGGACCGATGAGATGGATTCGAGTTCGTCCGCGAGATCGTCCGCGACATCCTTCAGCCGGGCCAGCGAGTAGTCGGCGGCCAGGTTGATTGTCATGATGGGGAATTCCTGCAGGTCGATCTCGTTGACCAACGGCTCCTCCG
This genomic window from Rhodothermales bacterium contains:
- a CDS encoding efflux RND transporter permease subunit, with translation MKVTNLAISYRTSVLVLTIILVVGGLLTYSTIPKESFPSIEIPNIIVTTVYPGASPDDIESLITQPIEREIQSVNGIKEIRSTSTEGVSTVVIEFDPDVSIDDAFQKIRDKVDIAKTELPSEAEEPLVNEIDLQEFPIMTINLAADYSLARLKDVADDLADELESISSVLQVDVVGALEREVQVNVDLNALKAYNLTFGDIVAKLREENTNIPGGSIDVDRLNYLVRVDGEIEHPSEIEQLVLDTPGGRPVYVRDVAEVVYGFKDRTSFARLQVLQVEEEDGSLTRLSDDQAQILPVISLNVKKRSGENILDTARDVEAILASFAFPGGTRIEITGDQSEQVLTMVKDLENNIISGLIFVVAVLLFFLGMRNAFLVGIAIPLSMFVSFLVFDTLGYTLNFVILFSLI